Proteins from a genomic interval of Danio rerio strain Tuebingen ecotype United States chromosome 4, GRCz12tu, whole genome shotgun sequence:
- the si:dkeyp-123a12.2 gene encoding NACHT, LRR and PYD domains-containing protein 3, which yields MANVKQLLKKSLDELVEDTLKDFQWHLMNDHREISKAEMENADRRNTVDKLVSCFGSERAVKITVDTLRKLNQNQLAEDLENTQKQGAASETCKSPPVDYTHTSHELKEKLKEDYKQILIGDSQTGHQKKLDDIYTDLYVVENETGGRENDHEVIQIESKHNQQTAEDKPIKCNDMFKVQPDTGQQNRRVLTLGIAGVGKTVSVNKFILDWAEGKDNQEIVFIFPLPFRKLNLIKEKEYSLIGLLNKYFFSSGGLSSLPEKQGKVMFIFDGLDEYRFELNFKEEDGFTDADKEMTVSKIVTHLLKRELVPSSLIWITSRPAAASLIPQIYIDQVTEVRGFSDEQKEQYFIKNSSAEIAGNIISHIRKSRSLYIMCHIPVFCWISLTVLQPLLGQESNEETPTTLTGMYSSYLLSQKQQMKEKYSNDSEPEAYAWSFEDIVLKLGKLAFEQLQEGNLIFYKTDLEKCGLDVKEGSVFSGLCTRMFQEENPISGEQVYSFVHLSVQEFIAALYVFFTYKDKKANPFLDCRKKELTWKLSTKNLFKLHKDAVKKTLQSKNGHLDLFLRFLLGLSLESNQSDLKELLPELKLKTENIKDTTDYIKKKIEKEKSAERTINLFHCLNELKDDFVEDLQKSLSSGNLTSQDLSSAQWSGLVFVLLMSEETQEKFELQKYRRSDEALMRLMPVVRNTRRALLQSCKLTVQCCESLSSALQSSNCVLRELDLSNNDLQDSGVKLLSDGLKSQHCKLDTLRLQSCKLTVQCCESLSSALQSSNCVLRELDLSNNDLQDSGVKKLSDGLKSQHCKLDTLRLMTCKLTADSCESLSSALQSSNCVLRELDLSNNDLQDSGVKLLSDGLKSQHCKLDTLRLAMCNLTVQCCESLSSALQSSNCVLRELDLSINDLQDSGVKKFSDGLKTVNCKLDTLSLDHGGEKRITAGLHKYVCFLTLDPNTADTRLILSEENREVKSVRENQPYPDHPDRFDDHLQVLCRESVCGRCYWEIDWSGDDYVRISVSYKSIRRKGGGAECEFGSNAQSWSLRCSSSSFSFMHNDTHTDLPVEPLSRRIGVFVDHSAGTLIFYNIYRDTMSLIHSVQTTFTEPLCPGFWLYPESSVKLS from the exons GTGCAGCTTCAGAGACCTGTAAATCCCCTCctgttgattacacacacaccagCCATGAACTAAAGGAGAAGTTAAAGGAGGACTATAAGCAGATATTGATTGGTGATTCACAGACGGGTCACCAGAAGAAGCTGGATGATATTTACACTGATCTATATGTGGTGGAGAACGAGACTGGAGGAAGAGAGAATGACCATGAGGTGATACAGATAGAGTCAAAACACAACCAACAGACAGCCGAGGATAAACCAATCAAGTGTAATGACATGTTTAAAGTTCAGCCTGACACAGGTCAACAAAACAGAAGAGTCCTGACACTGGGGATCGCAGGAGTGGGAAAGACTGTCTCTGTCAACAAATTCATCCTTGACTGGGCTGAAGGAAAAGACAATCAGGAAATAGTCTTCATATTTCCACTGCCGTTCCGTAAACTGAAtctgattaaagaaaaagagtaCAGTCTCATAGGTCTGCTTAACAAGTACTTCTTTAGCAGTGGAGGACTGAGCTCTCTTCCTGAAAAACAAGGCAAGGtcatgttcatctttgatggactGGATGAATATCGctttgaattgaactttaaagaGGAGGATGGATTTACAGATGCTGATAAGGAAATGACAGTGAGTAAGATAGTAACACATCTCTTAAAGAGAGAGCTTGTGCCCTCTTCCCTCATCTGGATCAcatccagaccagcagcagccagtCTGATACCCCAAATCTACATTGATCAGGTGACTGAGGTGCGAGGATTCAGTGATGAGCAGAAGGAGCAGTACTTCATCAAAAACAGCAGTGCTGAGATTGCTGGAAACATCATCAGTCACATCAGGAAATCCAGGAGTCTGTACATCATGTGCCACAtccccgtcttctgctggatctctctCACTGTTCttcagcctctgctgggtcaagaGAGCAATGAAGAAACACCCACAACTCTCACAGGGATGTACAGCAGCTACTTACTGTCTCAAAAGCAGCAGATGAAAGAAAAATACAGCAACGATTCTGAACCTGAAGCCTATGCCTGGTCTTTTGAAGACATTGTTCTGAAGCTGGGGAAACTGGCCTTTGAACAGCTGCAGGAAGGAAATCTGATTTTCTACAAAACAGATCTGGAGAAGTGTGGGCTGGATGTCAAGGAAGGGTCTGTGTTCTCTGGGTTATGTACTCGAATGTTTCAGGAGGAAAACCCCATCTCAGGGGAACAGGTGTACAGTTTTGTTCATCTCAGCGTTCAGGAGTTCATCGCTGCTCTCTATgtgtttttcacttacaaagacAAGAAAGCAAATCCATTTCTTGATTGCAGGAAAAAGGAACTAACATGGAAACTCTCTACAAAGAACCTGTTTAAACTTCACAAGGATGCAGTCAAGAAGACTTTGCAAAGCAAGAATGGACACCTGGACCTTTTCCTCCGCTTCCTGCTGGGTCtctcactggagtccaatcagagtGACCTGAAGGAGCTTCTGCCAGAACTGAAGCTCAAAACTGAGAACATCAAAGACACGACAGActatatcaaaaagaaaatagaGAAGGAGAAATCAGCAGAGAGGACCATCAACCTCTTccactgtctgaatgaactgaaggaTGACTTTGTGGAGGACCTCCAGAAGAGTCTGAGCTCTGGAAAtctcacatcacaggatctgtcCTCTGCTCAGTGGTCGGGTCTGGTGTTTGTGCTCCTGATGTCAGAAGAGACTCAAGAgaagtttgaactgcagaagtACAGAAGATCTGATGAAGCACTGATGAGACTAATGCCAGTGGTTAGAAACACCAGAAGAGCACT CCTTCAGAGCTGTAAACTCACTGTTCAGtgttgtgagagtttgtcttcagctctacaatcctcaaactgtgtgctgagagagctggacctgagtaacaatgacctgcaggattcaggagtgaagcttctctctgatggactgaagagtcaacactgtaaactggacacactgag GCTACAGAGCTGtaaactcactgttcagtgctgtgagagtttgtcttcagctctacaatcctcaaactgtgtgctgagagagctggacctgagtaacaatgacctgcaggattcaggagtgaagaagctctctgatggactgaagagtcaacactgtaaactggacacactgag ATTGATGACATGTAAACTCACTGCCGAttcttgtgagagtttgtcttcagctctacaatcctcaaactgtgtgctgagagagctggacctgagtaacaatgacctgcaggattcaggagtgaagcttctctctgatggactgaagagtcaacactgtaaactggacacactgag attggccatgtgtaatctcactgttcagtgctgtgagagtttgtcttcagctctacaatcctcaaactgtgtgctgagagagctggacctgagtatcaatgacctccaggattcaggagtgaagaagttctctgatggactgaagactgtgaactgtaaactggacacattGAG tctggatcatggaggagagaagaggattacagcaggactgcacaaat atgtctgtttcctcactctggatccaaacacagcagacactcgactcattctgtctgaggagaacagagaggtgaagagtgtgagagagaatcagccgtatcctgatcatccagacagatttgatgatcatcttcaggtgttgtgcagagagagtgtgtgtggacgctgttactgggagattgactggagtggagatgattATGTgcgtatatcagtgtcatataagagcatcaggaggaagggaggaggtGCTGAGTGTGAGTTTGGAtctaatgctcagtcctggagtttgagatgctcttcctccagtttctcattcatgcacaatgacacacacactgatctcccagtggagccgctcagcaggagaataggagtgtttgtggatcacagtgcaggaactctgatcttctacaacatctatagagacacaatgagcctcatccactcagtccagaccacattcactgagccgctctgccctgggtttTGGCTTTATCCTgaatcatcagtgaaactgagctga